The Conger conger chromosome 11, fConCon1.1, whole genome shotgun sequence genome includes the window TTGTAAAAAAAGAGAAGTGGGGGACGTGACTTCCCCATGGatagtgggagtggatctgcgGAAGTCAGGAAGGCGTCAGCGTTGTGAGACCTGACTCGGGTCCTGTCCAGTCACGCAGGGGGCGAGGTGTTCACCACACGTGTAGGCCGAGGCCTGCTGACCGCTCTCTGCACTGACCTGGAGGGAGGCCCcgcacactgcctctctgcactgacCTGGAGGGAGGCCCCgcactctgcctctctgcactgacctggagggaggccccacacactgcctctccgCACTGGCCTGGAGGGAGGCCCcgcacactgcctctctgcactgGCCTGGAGGGAGGCCCCgcactctgcctctctgcactgacctggagggaggccctgcacactgcctctctgcactgacCTGGAGGGAGGCCCcgcacactgcctctctgcactgacctggagggaggccccacacactgcctctctgcactgacctggagggaggccctgcacactgcctctctgcactgacTTGGAGGGAGGCcctgcacactgcctctctgcactgacctggagggaggccctgcacactgcctctctgcactgacctggagggaggccccacacactgcctctctgcactgacCTGGAGGGAGGGCCCTGCACTCTGCACTGACCTGGAGGGAGGGCCCCGCACTCTGCCTCTCCGCACTGGCCTGGAGGGAGGCCCCGCACTCTGCCTCTCCGCACTGGCCTGGAGGGAGGCCCCgcactctgcctctctgcactgacctggagggaggccctgcacactgcctctctgcactgacctggagggaggccctgcacactgcctctctgcactgacctggagggaggccctgcacactgcctttctgcactgacctggagggaggccccacacactgcctctctgcactgacCTGGAGGGAGGCCCcgcacactgcctctctgcactgacCTGGAGGGAGGCCCcgcacactgcctctctgcactgGCCTGGAGGGAGGCCCcgcacactgcctctctgcactgacCTGGAGGGAGGGCCCTgcactctgcctctctgcactgacCTGGAGGGAGGGCCCCgcactctgcctctctgcactgacCTGGAGGGAGGCCCcgcacactgcctctctgcactgacCTGGAGGGAGGGCCCTGCACTCTGCACTGACCTGGAGGGAGGGCCCCGCACTCTGCCTCTCCGCACTGGCCTGGAGGGAGGCCCCGCACTCTGCCTCTCCGCACTGACCTGGAGGGAGGCcctgcacactgcctctctgcactgacCTGGAGGGAGGCCCcgcacactgcctctctgcactgacctggagggagggccctgcacactgcctctctgcactgaaCTGGAGGAAGGCcctgcacactgcctctctgcactgGCCTGGAGGGAGGCcctgcacactgcctctctgcactgGCCTGGAGGGAGGCcctgcacactgcctctctgcaGTGACCTGGAGGGAGGCcctgcacactgcctctctgcactgacCTGGAGGGAGGCCCTGTAcactgcctctctgcactgacCTGGAGGGAGGCCCTgcactctgcctctctgcactgacctggagggagggccctgcactctgcactgacctggagggaggccctgcacactgcctctctgcactgacctggagggaggccctgcacactgcctctctgcactgGCCTGGAGGGAGGCCCTgcactctgcctctctgcactgacctggagggaggccctgcacactgcctctctgcactgGCCTGGAGGGAGGCcctgcacactgcctctctgcactgGCCTGGAGGGAGGGCcctgcacactgcctctctgcactgacctggagggaggccctgcacactgcctctctgcactgacCTGGAGGGAGGCCCTgcactctgcctctctgcactgacctggagggagggccctgcacactgcctctctgcactgacctggagggaggccctgcacactgcctctctgcactgGCCTGGAGGGAGGCcctgcacactgcctctctgcactgGCCTGGAGGGAGGGCACcgcacactgcctctctgcactgacctggagggaggccctgcacactgcctctctgcactgacctggagggaggccctgcacactgcctctctgcactgacctggagggaggccctgcacactgcctctctgcactgacctggagggaggccctgcacactgcctctctgcactgacctggagggaggccctgcacactgcctctctgcactgacCTGGAGGGAGGCCCTGCACACTGCCACTCTGCACTGGCCTGGAGGGAGGCcctgcacactgcctctctgcactgacCTGGAGGGAGGCCCTgcactctgcctctctgcactgacCTGGAGGGAGGCCCTGCACTGACCTGGAGGGAGGCcctgcacactgcctctctgcactgacctggaggctctctctgcagctggACAGGGTCAGACACAAAGGGGCTCAGGTCACCAGCTCTCATCTCCGTCACACTGACAGTGACCACACCTGCAACAAGCAACACACACAGCGTCCATTATGTGAATAAAAAAAGGGAACATTTAAAGGCACAGAAATTATGCGAGATTTATCATTAAAACAGGCTGCAGCAAAGCAGTAAAATCATAATCCACCCTGAATTGAGGAAATCTGCAGATCAGATGCATAACCATATCAAAATGAAATTCAGTGGATTCTATCTACACTGTCAAACTACTGAAAATACTGAATtggtgaaattaattaattcagttaCAGTTTCATGGGAGGATTCTGATTCAAAGTGTTCCTGAAAATACTGATTcggtgaaattaattaattcagttcCAGTTCCATGAGAGGATTCTGATTCAAAGTGTTCCTGGTGGTACAGTGTAGCAAAATAATATTGATTGATCATTTAAGTAGTTTCACTTCTGAACGGTGAATCAGCCTGTGAGGAGGGCCAgtgtggaacagcctaccgccCGGTCCAGCCCTGATGGCGACACTCAGCTCAGAGGCGCTGGTGAACAGGGGGGGTCCGGTCGGGCAGGACCGGAGTGGGGTCACACAGTAGGTCTGGAGGTTCTGCAGAAATGCCACGGGGGCTCGGTCCAGACACTGGCCAGCCAGGGATCTCTGGAGGCAGCAGGAAAATATAAACAAGACTAACTCCTGTGTTTAATAACGTATTGTGCAGGGCTGATGTTTGTTCATTCAAAGCATGGATTGCCATTGTACTtgaatatgtgtatgtacattcaTTCAGATACAGGACGACCGTGTCTGACCTGAGGAACGGTGAAGTATTGGTCACTGGTAGTGATGAGAGGCTCCCCCTGACGGTAGCCACTAGGGGGCAGTGGTGCAGCGAGAACCGGGGCCTGGAACGAGGCGCTGCGTTTGGGCGCGCTGAAGACGACGAGGGAGAAGGTGGttcaaaacagagagaaaacttCAATCGAGCGACGCAGACGGCTTTGCATGTATCAACATGAACAGCAgggacatgacatgacatgacaggaATTTAGTAagcgttcttatccagagtgacctaCAGTCTTTACATAGTATGAGCTTCTGTtgcttaccctccttgtggagggtgtcagtgAGTGCCTTCcggacaactgtcaagtcagcagtcttccccatgattgcccaaccaagtattgagtgcataaatcaACATACtcagaaggtcaacatttctgtattataaatcctttcttagattggtcttatgtaatattctaatattttgagttCTTTTTTGAATCTtgtattttcatgagctgtaagccgtaatgatcaagatttaaacaaaaaaaaggcttgaaatatttcaatttatGTGTAATGAgtatatatgaaagtttcactttttgaattaaattacggaaagaaatgaacttttccacgatattctaatTCTTTGAGAAGCACCTGTATACCTGAGCATATCAGGGTAAGGGCATTGCTCAGGGATACAATGGCAGTATATCCAGTCAGCGAATAAGGCCCACAACCTACAGATCATCAAAAGCAACCAATGACAACTGAACAAGAAACTGGTCgagaatataaaatgaaatataaaatttgTGTCTCACATCGTTTCTCCCTGGTAGAAGAGACCAAGGGACGGGCTGTTTTCAGGAGGGGACGTGACACAGAGGAAAGGGAACCAATCAGGGGCGTTATTGGAGGACTGCACGGAGCACTGGTAATCAGCAGGGGGAGCCACGTTCCCTCCAAACACTCCTGGAAAGCACCGAGTTTCAAACAGCTGCAGAACATCTGGGGAACAAtcctgaggggagagagacagacgagGAGACAAACGTCACATACAGGACAACTTCGCTGAAAATACAAGCAAGCCTTGCTTGAACGGGTAACTCAAAGTTAAGACGCAAATGCATGGCTGTGAATTTAATGGGAGCTTAACACTTAATTGGATAAACAGACATGTCAATGCAccctatattattttttaaaattgcactTAAGATGACTTTTGGTTTTCGGTTAGAACAGCTgttcatgcatgttttgctatttatggatttgatgtttttgttGAAGAACATGCTAGAACAAGTTAGTAAGAGTGCGGCGTCCTAATGGGTCGACGCCTCTTCTCCTCTCATTGGTTTGAAAGGGAAGGCCCTCCCATCACATCGTGTCACAGTAGCATTACATGACACTACATTTAcaggcattcagcagacgctctgATCCAGGGCGACACACGGTGAAGCGGATCAGAGCCAGGGACAGTGCAGTACCGGGTCACAGCAGCAGCGTGCATCACAGCCTCCTGCAGTCCAATCACAGGGGCACGGGCCCAGGGGCTGATAGGCTTGGTTAGGAATGATAGTTTTATTGTCTagggaaaaaaaacgaaagcAACCCTTCAAGTGAAATAACTGGAAAACAGCGTTGCGTTTAATACTAATGGATCAATATTTTGCCCTGCATAATTGTAGTAATTGGTGCAAACACATGCCAGAGTTGTGAATGTGGTTCCGTgactttaacctcctaagacctggcgtacacatgcgtggactccacattttgggctgtacaaccataatacttcattcttaagaccgagagtccacatatgtggacatcatttttctcaaaaactacatcatgtcaaaagatgatgcttagtttttatacttatcaggtcccaataagcccaaatagcaaagagaaattgaaaatgcataccaaaaaagagtgcgggtcttaggaggttaaatacCAAAGTTTGCACCAAAAGTTACCAAAGATTGCGCCAAAGGCTGCGAATAAATTAGCCAATTGTGTAAATTTGGTGCAGGATTTATCTGTTTTCCTTTGATTGACAAACATGGCGTCTCACTCGATCTGAGACCCGATCGCTCACCCGACACAGGGCCCGTGGGAGGAACCAAGGCGTAGATCTCCACCTGCACCCGCAGTGTCGCCAGGGGTCGGCCACCCCGGCAGGCGGACACTTGCAGGATCTCCTGCACGCACAGAGGCTCCAGGCAGCAGTCTGTCTCATTGCCACAAAGCAGCAAACTGCGGTTCAGTGTCAGCACCACCCTCACGGACGACACGGACTGAAGACGGGAGGCAGAGTCAGAGGAGTCTGATTCATGAGTAAGCTACGAGGAATATCAGTGGAAAACGGTGAGATAAGAATTTGCAGTATTTGGTCTCCATCAGCAAGAAATGCTACCTTTTCCACTGTTTCCAGGGTGGGCATCCATTGTCCCGGGTCCTCGTCACAGGACGGCGAAGGAAGACTTCCTGCCAAAACAGTGAGATTTGCATTGAGCTTGTGCGTTTTTTGTATACTCTGTTCTCGTACTAAATCCAATGATTAAACAGCATGAAATATCCGTTATGTGGTCCATTGTTAGCCAAAGaggactgaaaaaaataaataaaatagattgAGATAACATACCCGTTGTGTTTAACGGTGAAACGGACCGGATAATCACAGAGATACCAGAGGTGTTTCCGTGCAAGAAGGCAGTTACTCTTGGTCCAGAGGCAACGACAAACACCGGCTGAAAAACTAATATTGAATAATATAGTGTGAGTCagcagcagaactgctgttACCCAACTAGCTAAATGTAACGAGATGGTCAGCAACCCTGTGCTTGAAGTTAGCCCGCCGATCTCTGTAGCCACATCGTTGAAAAGTAAACatgctaactagctaactaacaACATTCGTCTAAGTTACGTTGCCGACAAAAACTTACCGAGATTGCCAACTGCAGTCTTCATGCAACATACCAGGGTAATATATACGCATATATGTGAAACGCATGCACGTCGTGGGGTGAAGATGATAGCCATTGTTGGCTAACAAGCAATGGAAAATAGTGCACTGACACTGAATTATATTCGCCACCCAGTTCGCGTAGCGGCCATGTTCTCAGAATGTTGTCGTGACATCTATGGCAACGAAATATCCGCCTATCCGCTTCAAGAGCTTTGAAACAACGTTACGGCGTGGCGACATACTGACATCATTACGTTTACTTTAGTCCGTTTTGTGCAGTTCGGTGGTTCTGTGACAGGAGGCGCTGTACAGCAGGACCTCGAGTGACAGCTTCTTATTTGTGTCCTGCAGCGGCAGATATTTTCTGCCCTTGATCACATTTCCCTCACTTTTACGTGAAATTATACCCGTTATATGGCATGCTACGTTCCTTTTTTACGGCAGATACATATTTTCATACAGCGAAGTATACCATTCATTGACTGTCTCTTGTGGCACCTAGCTTTCCGATCATTACGTTTAGCAGAGATCAGCAACTTACTGCCCctgagggccaagaactgctcaTGCAACACACTCAATGCTCAGCAACTCACTGAAGACAGTtgggccaatcagcagcactaattacacagaaaaccagaaaaccagaaaaccagaaaagaaaaccagggctggatttggatttctTGGGGGTAGTCAATACCTtcaaagttaaagttaaaagtTCAATACCTCTTTGcaataaacaaagcaaagaaTTGCGGATTAAGATTTAACACAAATTTGTACACTAAGTTCCATTATTTATAATTCTGACACCTAATGCATAAAGGCACACTGCACATATTCTTTCTGTGGAGTAAGCAATaacaatgaacagaaatgtCTTGGCTGAAGACTTGGTTGAGACCAGAGCATATGGCTGTTGGAATGATTCCTGATATAAAGAAGTCAGGAGGTTAAGTTATTAGACTTTTTTCAAGTGTTTAAATTATTCAATATTTATCAACGTAAATTGACATATTTTGGTAATTGGTAAAAGTCGCCAAATATCAGGCCACATCATAATGcctaaaatgaataaatcaccTGTCCTAGATAGTAGCATCTCACAGTGGCATTATGCAATTTTATGGAAGTGTTTAGTGTTATTCTTATTTTCTGTACCCTAATGATTGGAAGGAGCAGTAGTATAGAACTGACAGAAATGCAGATCGGAAATGATTATGTGAGAGAGATTGAAAGCCTTATATCAGGAATGTAAGGGAATTGTACTGGGCATTTTTGTCACTGCCCAAACCTATGACAACAATAACATGGAGCTATGATTTTgctattttaaattattcattcataaatgttatgtcaacaacaaaaaaatgaactaatgctgtaaaatccacaacctacataatgtaaaatgtttctttGCCAAGTACTGTTCATAAGACTACGGTGAGTGTTTAGGATactacatttttattcagaTAATCTATATGCAGGGATCACTCCAACCTGTTTTTAGTTGACACAACCAAGTCTTTTTTACTTTGCAGATGATCAATGTTACAAAAATTCAGATACTAAAATTTTGTTATCGACTTGGTGGAAAGAACCACCCACTCTGATTATTCCAAATTTTTATATGGCCACACATCGTTgttaaattaaacaaacaaacaaacaaacaaaaataaggtgCAACTGTAGGGAAAAAtacacagagcaggagacccccccaaatcaaaatcagactctgcactaatgaacaagctggttcctTCAACGCTCTCGAAAATGTATGCTaagagtgtatcaatatatatgtatacacaacatgtaatcaatatatcatatgtatgctgttttattaaattgaatgaaccgagaacctttttataactgagcttatgaaaacgcaagaaaccaaaGTGTACACTGTCGAAAAGAGAGCAAAGAGTGCAAGATTAAAGAATTACGTTTAGTCACTTAGTAGTGATCAGATGTGTAGTATTATATATTCCATGATTTCTTTGATGATTAATATATATCTtctatgatgtcactgctgttcagtttatctatactttctatgacttatttttatattttcactgaTGTCTATGATATAATTtctatgattttgatttgactgCTGTTTAGTACATCTGTATACTCTTTATGACTTATTACTGATAAATATTGTTGTTAGAAATGCATAAGTGACCCACATGTAATCCAAAGTTAagtaaaatgattaatatgaGGTGGAAAGCACCAAAAATGATCTATAGgtcgtagaaagttctggaaaacactatatagtgaatagcaccgtgtttcatatgtttttcatgttaatgATTTAAGTTTATTAGAAGACACAGCCTATAGCGCAAGATGTATGTAAAAAGATCCTTCTTTGTTTTGGGAATTAATGGGGAAATTCGCCACAATGGTTTCAGGACTGAAAAGTAAATACCTGCAACATAGCCAAGTCATATGATGGTTTTCAAGAAAGCTATTGGTTGTACTGAGATAAGGATTGTGCATAAAAAAAGAGTTTTGTCTGTTATTCAAGGTTGGAAATCAGAGGATTTGAACTGGCTATTGTGCACGTGTGCCACAATAAAGTCAaattttctgcagactttgctgTCGTGGGATCTTTTCACTTCTTGGACTTGTTTTACAACTGATTGGAGATTGGACCTTGAGAGCTTCTGTTTCCTAGCAACGAcacaacattggctcaggaggtaagagcagtcatcttcGATCCcaacctgggtgtgtcgaagtgtccctgagcaagactccagttgctcctgacaagctggttggtgccttgcatggcagccaatcgccgttggtgtgtgaattttacagcactttggataaaggggctatataaatgcagaccatttaccagtTCAGTGTGGTCATAATtctgaaaatgtactttttggTCTACTTCTGAGGGGTTACTCCATTAGTACCATTTTGTTACCTGTCCTGACTACTTCCAGGAGAGTGGTTTGATGGTCATGTTAGGCTTCCCACAGATTCCATCGACCCAAAAGATGCTTGCCTCTATTTTATTAGCATTAAAAGTTCTGTCTCCCCACTGCTGAaactgaaatgtacagttttgTGCATCTTCTACAAATGCATGATGGGGGCAAGCCAGTTCGGGGGCTTGCACCATGGATATTGCTACAACCGTGGATGTTCTGTCATGTACAGGAAATTCATGTGAGAAACTGAAACCTTTAGTCATTAAGAAACTGAAAAGAACCTAAAGAAAGCAGGAGCTAAGTATCTGCAGCTGTTCTGCTCAGTGTCCTGGACTGACCTGACTATCTAATTGGCGACTACTATCTTGTTGGCTAGAGCATATATTAACTGCGAAGAAGTAATGTATCTGGGATGACCCCACACAAGGTCAGGGGACTATGTTACTGAAAACCAGCAAAGagcaaaaaatgtacaaacGCTCAAAACGTTCCCCTTAGTAATTGTTACCGTTTCTGGCCTCATACACTGACCCTGGTCCAGTTTCGactgttttcataaaatgtcTTGGGAATAGATTTGAGTCCCGTAAGCTGATTCTGGACCGGGTGTATCGCTGAACCTATGGGTTGAGAGCGATCTTTCTTCGTGACCTTTGTGGAGGCGGGCTCGTAGAACGGACTGGCGGCCATACTTGCACTTCCTGCTCCGGGGGGGAAAGAGAAGCAATTCAAGGCAGGCTTTCAGAAATATAACTTACACACATAGCAAAAAATCTACTGACGCACCATTACTACAGGTATGcgaataatatttataataatacaaGTACGCTTGCAAAGCAAGGCACTGCAAGAGAGCAGTCGTTCAGCAGGACCCGATAGCTTTGGCTTGTGAGCTAGCTAAGATAGAAATCTCAACAAAGAGAATACCTAGCACTaatgctagctggctagctagcttccttacgttagcattagcggtaacgttagctaacgttactaaaCCAGAAAGGCGCAGATCAAAAAATGGGGAAGATGAAATCTTTGCgaatgtaaaatgaattttTAGCCacatagaaataataataattttatactGCGATTccgaatttattttattacttggGGATTGCTGGTCAGCTATGATTGTTTGGCCTTAGGCACGATCCCGGCCTCGGGGCTGGCTAACGCAGTTGGCCAAACATTTTAGCTACCAGCTTAGTTACGGGCTACCAGCGAGCATTGCTAAGGTCGCTTGGTTCCATCCCGAAAACCGAGGGTGTCTTGCGCCGAACATTTTAAAAGGGCGGGAAGTGCAGACTAACCTAACAAATTTAGCCTTTGTATGCTCATACAATTTCGTTACCACAAGTTAGCTTGGTAGTTAATTGTGCATATGTGCTTTTACCATATTGGGACAGCATCATTGCAAGACAGAATTGGCTATCTTGTCGTTTGGACTGTAGATGGATTGACATGATATCGGGATAGTTTGGTTCTTGTATGTTTGAGTAATTCTAAGTTTTCATGTGTTAACGTTACCAACTAATCAACTGTGACAATCTTGCAATGTAGCGAATGCCTATTTAGCTACCATGTCACGAGAAATTGGGAATAGGCTCTATAATATCTAATCGAATTATGATGGGTCGGTGTAGAGAGATTCATGCAATAAAGGAGGAGCTTCACTGTGACTGAAGTGACAGCTAATCAAGTCAACCGTGTTGTTTGCCTGGAAATGTATATAATCAACAATTTTTAAGTCATGCCGACAACACCTAATGTTATACGGGATAGAGAGGAATAGGGTAAACATGAACAAGGAATGGAATAATCACTGCAAACCAAAGATGAACCTTGGCGATTTGGTATGGCTAACTAAATATTGTACTGTGAGAAAAAATGCAGGGCTGCCAATCCAGGTAATCCACAGTTTATACTAAACTGCAATTTCATGGGAATGGGAGAAACTCACAATTTATGGGTTAATGAACACATTGCTAGTATTGTTATTCTTATTCtccttgctttttttgtttgtagggTGAGTAGCTTGATGGCTGTCCAAGGCTCTGATCGGTTGTAACTCTACTGTAGCTCAAGCCATTGAACTGGACAGTTGGTTCCTTGGATGGAGTCGGGAGGTGCACCCGCCTCTTCAGCCTCCTCTTGCGATGTTCGCCCGTTTCTGTTTGCAGGGAGCAGGGCCCGACAGAGCGATGGCGGATGGGAGGATCTATGTGGGGAACCTTCCGACTGATGTGCAGGAGAGGGACATCGAGGACCTCTTCTTCAAGTACGGGAAGATCCGGGACATCGAGCTGAAGAACAACAGGGGCACCATCCCCTTCGCCTTTGTCCGCTTTGAGGATCCACGGCAAGTTCACGCTCCCTGCATTTTGACGTTTGTGGGTATTCAGGCCTCCTGTGTCCTGGTCTACCCAGAACTTTGACTGTGTGGCTTAAGCTATTTAAAGGCTCCTCCACTCCTGTTTAGTACGTTGCCTTTTGactgaagtatttttttctttctttttttccttctttatggaattgttttttttttcctctgcttGCGTGCAAATTCTTCAGTAGTAGatcctaaatgtaaatgtggtgGAAGCTGTGACAAAAATAGTTACGGCCCTGAGGGCATCTCCAAAGTGTGTAATTTCCTGTAAAAGTTGATGGACCAGAACTGCTTTGTCCTGACTGTTCCAGTGCATCATAGACGCACCACTGAAATAAGTGAGCAGCAATGTTTGTACTCTCTAAAATGGTTTCTCGTCCCTTGTACAGGGATGCTGAAGATGCAGTCTACGGGAGGAATGGCTATGGGTTTGGAGACTGCAAACTGCGTGTGGAGTACCCTCGTTCCTCAGGCTCCAAATTTAGTGGCCCCATGGGAGGAGGTCCCAGAGGAAGATTTGGGCCCCCAACTCGGAGATCTGAGTTTCGGGTCATCGTGACTGGTAGGTGGAAGCGTGACTGTCCACAGCACTGTTACTGCTTCCAGAATAAACATCTTAACTTTACTAAATCTTGTGTTGGCTCACCTATGTGTCTTTGATATCCATAAGCTTAAAAATTACAAATATGAAACAATGATGAGCTCCTTCCACAGTACCTAGCCTGATAAGATAACCGGATTGACCATCAGAGACATTTCTCCATAcaaatgtgtctgtgtaaatTCCTGAAGC containing:
- the tctn2 gene encoding tectonic-2; the encoded protein is MAIIFTPRRACVSHICVYITLVCCMKTAVGNLVFQPVFVVASGPRVTAFLHGNTSGISVIIRSVSPLNTTGSLPSPSCDEDPGQWMPTLETVEKSVSSVRVVLTLNRSLLLCGNETDCCLEPLCVQEILQVSACRGGRPLATLRVQVEIYALVPPTGPVSDNKTIIPNQAYQPLGPCPCDWTAGGCDARCCCDPDCSPDVLQLFETRCFPGVFGGNVAPPADYQCSVQSSNNAPDWFPFLCVTSPPENSPSLGLFYQGETIAPKRSASFQAPVLAAPLPPSGYRQGEPLITTSDQYFTVPQRSLAGQCLDRAPVAFLQNLQTYCVTPLRSCPTGPPLFTSASELSVAIRAGPGGVVTVSVTEMRAGDLSPFVSDPVQLQREPPEPLSADLPQLCENVTVALDYTFYWSGNGLTNVTLVQTLADVSLDPSVSLTTWFSARFVNGDETAQPNSGNPGYQTGLPVIGGSVVAAANDSESVQRETLSLWEPAGRGLCGSAGTRPVLFGENATAGCLLPVSLQDLGQCARLRETVQNALSALVNSTYVARNGNPDSSSLADWMNITYLPLNASGPPAAPPGTCVGVPSHLNIRIGSTLVELRGAPPQRQIRAVELSYAVTTWRVECGGGDPGPCLNSTASQAFPLSSSVTFSDIPAQTGPPKTRFQINFTEYDCDRNDVCWPQLAYPLTRYYTGEPYSQSLAKGLILTFFFIAASLLGSPWKQIRQAWSTTTL